One part of the Nitrososphaerales archaeon genome encodes these proteins:
- a CDS encoding DUF1122 family protein, with the protein MLENAVKAVIKGIMVNSFTIYAKRSFKGRFREEVNLDVYIRSNKGGEEAFLLYVKVFYGRKPYFRPWVEFFEINSVIRLNEWAFEYFDSIFEDTLLSNFSKAIGPGGFIYVEYYNDEETKRQLDADLPIVVSRLGYKLFRLGFTGFKNWYFPEGFMEGGVKLQGEMAISDEVRDRQLKDIYNELKTFLNRMKDLEVNKSYIAKAIERAKIILDQMNTS; encoded by the coding sequence ATGTTAGAGAATGCTGTTAAGGCTGTGATCAAAGGTATCATGGTAAATAGCTTTACGATATATGCAAAAAGATCCTTTAAGGGGAGGTTTAGAGAGGAGGTAAACTTAGATGTATACATACGAAGTAATAAAGGTGGTGAAGAAGCCTTTCTTCTATACGTTAAGGTCTTTTACGGTAGGAAGCCCTACTTTCGACCTTGGGTAGAATTCTTCGAAATCAATAGTGTGATTAGATTGAATGAATGGGCCTTTGAGTATTTTGATTCCATCTTCGAGGATACTTTACTATCGAACTTTTCAAAAGCGATCGGTCCGGGAGGCTTCATCTACGTTGAATACTACAATGATGAAGAAACGAAGAGGCAGCTCGATGCTGACCTTCCAATAGTTGTGAGCCGTTTAGGGTACAAGTTATTCAGATTGGGCTTTACAGGATTCAAGAATTGGTACTTTCCCGAAGGGTTCATGGAGGGTGGAGTAAAGCTACAGGGGGAGATGGCTATAAGTGATGAAGTAAGGGATCGGCAGTTGAAGGATATTTATAATGAGCTTAAAACCTTTCTTAATAGGATGAAGGATCTCGAAGTAAATAAGTCATATATAGCGAAAGCTATAGAGAGGGCGAAGATTATACTCGATCAGATGAACACTTCTTAG
- a CDS encoding FprA family A-type flavoprotein → MAKPLKITESVYWVGVNDPDARLFEGLWDIDEGVSYNSYLVLGSEKVVLIDSVGEKFVDEHLSKIGQIVDPSKIDYIVINHMEPDHTGAVPKILDVMREAKVIFTPGALAMIKALYHIEPKSMIVRGDDTTIDLGGKTLRFIQTPFLHWPETMSSYLVEEGVLFSCDLCGSFKQLPEGAILDTDIKDIKQYIYGSALKGYFAGVFSKYRDYVVKAVEKFDSLGLRIRVLAPSHGPVYTTYVKEVMNLWLSWSKPNYTKRVVIAFGSMYGSTSKFVDALADGVREAGGEATILNLVEATPIKMLEEVIDAPALIIGTPTYEYDIFPPVKYFINLLELKKLTDRFVGVFGTFAWAGGGVKNLVERLDTLGFKRVGNPVEVKGSPYPEDLERAKALARSVAEAAFKEHRL, encoded by the coding sequence ATGGCTAAGCCATTAAAGATTACCGAGAGTGTCTATTGGGTCGGGGTCAACGATCCTGATGCGAGGCTCTTCGAAGGCCTCTGGGATATAGATGAAGGGGTTTCTTACAACTCCTACTTAGTCTTAGGTTCTGAAAAGGTCGTATTGATCGATTCGGTGGGAGAAAAGTTCGTGGATGAACATCTGAGCAAGATAGGACAGATCGTCGACCCATCGAAGATCGATTACATCGTCATCAACCATATGGAGCCCGACCATACGGGTGCGGTACCGAAGATTTTAGATGTAATGCGTGAAGCGAAAGTTATATTCACACCCGGTGCTTTGGCGATGATCAAAGCGCTATACCACATCGAACCCAAGAGTATGATCGTCAGAGGTGACGATACTACGATAGATCTGGGAGGCAAGACACTCAGATTTATTCAGACACCATTCCTCCATTGGCCGGAGACGATGAGTAGCTATCTGGTAGAAGAGGGGGTTCTATTCAGCTGTGATCTCTGCGGATCGTTCAAACAACTACCCGAAGGTGCGATCTTAGATACCGATATTAAAGATATTAAGCAATACATCTACGGTAGCGCTCTGAAGGGATACTTCGCAGGGGTCTTCAGCAAGTATAGAGATTACGTGGTTAAAGCTGTAGAGAAGTTCGACTCATTGGGCTTGAGGATAAGAGTATTGGCACCAAGCCATGGCCCGGTCTATACAACGTATGTAAAAGAAGTTATGAATTTATGGCTCTCTTGGAGCAAGCCTAATTACACCAAAAGGGTAGTTATCGCCTTCGGCTCCATGTACGGATCTACCTCCAAATTTGTGGATGCGTTGGCTGATGGTGTTAGGGAGGCTGGAGGCGAGGCAACGATCCTCAATCTGGTAGAAGCGACTCCCATAAAGATGTTAGAGGAGGTGATAGATGCCCCAGCCCTGATCATCGGCACACCCACCTATGAGTACGATATATTCCCCCCAGTCAAGTATTTCATAAACCTTCTGGAGTTGAAGAAGCTCACAGATAGGTTTGTGGGGGTCTTCGGAACCTTTGCATGGGCTGGTGGAGGTGTTAAGAATTTGGTCGAAAGGCTCGATACGTTGGGCTTTAAGCGTGTAGGGAACCCTGTGGAGGTTAAAGGCAGCCCTTATCCTGAAGATCTCGAAAGGGCTAAAGCACTAGCGAGGTCGGTAGCGGAGGCCGCGTTCAAGGAGCATAGATTGTAG